One window of Campylobacter sp. RM12651 genomic DNA carries:
- the kdsA gene encoding 3-deoxy-8-phosphooctulonate synthase: protein MRKIILFAGPCVIESPEIVTEVAKRLEKIAKHPQIDFYFKSSFDKANRTSLDSFRGPGLEKGLQILADIKSKFGYKIITDIHESYQAEIAAQVVDTLQIPAFLCRQTDLLVAAAKTKAIINIKKGQFLNPSDMKYSVAKVAQTRGYDYKTNDESFFACSDIGELSYKDLKDEDFSKAHQMAREAGVLAVERGTSLGYGNLVVDMRSLKIMRNFAPVIFDATHSVQMPGAAGGKSGGDSSFVLPLARAAAGVGVDGFFFETHFNPCEALCDGPNMVATSKLEEKINLLLKILNKE, encoded by the coding sequence ATGAGAAAAATAATATTATTTGCAGGACCTTGCGTTATAGAAAGTCCTGAAATTGTTACAGAAGTTGCAAAAAGATTAGAAAAAATTGCAAAACATCCACAAATTGATTTTTATTTTAAATCAAGTTTTGATAAAGCAAATCGCACAAGTTTAGATAGTTTTAGAGGACCTGGACTTGAAAAAGGTTTGCAGATTTTAGCTGATATAAAATCTAAATTTGGATATAAAATAATTACAGATATTCACGAGAGTTATCAAGCTGAAATTGCAGCTCAAGTTGTTGATACTCTACAAATTCCAGCTTTTTTATGCAGACAAACTGATTTATTAGTTGCAGCCGCTAAAACTAAAGCTATTATAAATATTAAAAAAGGTCAATTTTTAAATCCAAGTGATATGAAATATAGCGTAGCAAAAGTAGCACAGACTAGAGGGTATGATTATAAAACTAATGATGAAAGTTTTTTTGCTTGCTCTGATATTGGAGAATTATCATATAAAGATTTAAAAGACGAAGATTTTTCAAAAGCTCATCAAATGGCAAGAGAAGCTGGTGTTTTAGCGGTTGAGCGTGGAACTAGTCTTGGATATGGGAATTTAGTTGTTGATATGAGATCTCTTAAAATTATGAGAAATTTCGCACCTGTTATATTTGATGCTACACATAGCGTTCAAATGCCTGGAGCAGCAGGTGGTAAGAGTGGTGGAGATAGTTCTTTTGTATTGCCTTTAGCAAGAGCTGCTGCTGGAGTTGGCGTTGATGGATTTTTCTTTGAAACACATTTTAATCCGTGTGAAGCTTTATGCGATGGACCTAATATGGTAGCTACTAGCAAATTAGAAGAGAAAATTAATTTATTATTGAAAATATTAAATAAGGAATAA
- the ribH gene encoding 6,7-dimethyl-8-ribityllumazine synthase codes for MNIIEGQLKLNGNEKFAIINARFNSFITDKLVEGAKDAFVRFGGNEKNLDLILVPGAFELPYALKQAVKKNYDGIVVLGAVIRGDTPHFDYVSAECTKGVAAITLANDTPISFGVLTTNTTEQAMDRAGIKSGNKGYEAMVTTIEMLNLQRVQNGN; via the coding sequence ATGAATATTATTGAAGGACAATTAAAATTAAATGGTAATGAGAAATTTGCCATAATAAATGCTAGATTTAATAGTTTTATAACTGATAAATTAGTTGAAGGTGCTAAAGATGCTTTTGTTCGTTTTGGTGGAAATGAAAAGAATTTAGATTTAATTTTAGTTCCTGGTGCTTTTGAATTACCTTATGCTTTAAAACAAGCAGTGAAGAAAAATTATGATGGAATAGTGGTTTTAGGTGCTGTTATTCGTGGAGATACTCCACATTTTGATTATGTATCAGCAGAATGCACTAAGGGTGTTGCAGCTATAACTTTAGCAAATGATACTCCAATTAGTTTTGGTGTTCTTACAACAAACACTACAGAGCAAGCTATGGATAGAGCAGGAATTAAAAGTGGTAATAAAGGTTATGAAGCTATGGTAACTACTATTGAAATGCTAAATTTACAAAGAGTTCAAAATGGCAACTAG
- the nusB gene encoding transcription antitermination factor NusB, with product MATRHQARKTVVSLLYSFDYVQNSEHVNDYLEEHKIRNAIREWALELFNGVQANLLKIDECLKGILESNEVSNLGGMEKAILRLGVYELLFTKTDKAVVINEAIELAKEYASDNAPKLINGVLDKVRN from the coding sequence ATGGCAACTAGACATCAAGCTAGAAAAACGGTTGTAAGTTTATTGTATTCATTTGATTATGTTCAAAATAGTGAGCATGTAAATGATTATTTAGAAGAGCATAAAATAAGAAATGCTATTCGTGAATGGGCTTTAGAATTATTTAACGGCGTTCAAGCAAATCTATTAAAAATAGATGAGTGTTTAAAAGGTATTTTAGAAAGCAATGAAGTTAGTAATTTAGGTGGTATGGAAAAAGCTATTTTAAGACTTGGTGTTTATGAATTGCTTTTTACAAAAACAGATAAAGCTGTTGTTATAAATGAAGCTATTGAACTAGCTAAAGAATATGCAAGTGATAATGCACCTAAGCTTATTAATGGTGTATTAGATAAAGTTAGAAATTAA
- the ccoS gene encoding cbb3-type cytochrome oxidase assembly protein CcoS — MENVLMLMIGVSILLAFIVIIAFIWGFKNKQFTENNGFLELNDSEEALNDAIILEQRKMELKNMKKALFLDRDGVINKDFSYVYELEKLVFMPNIFEIVKFFQDKDYLIFIITNQSGVGRGYFTKEQMDIFNEAILNEFKNHKINISKIYSCLHIPSDNCECRKPKAGLILQAAKEFNLDLFNSIFIGDKVSDMQAAINANINNRYLFNEDLKEFEYCKKVNNLLDIKKDYE; from the coding sequence ATGGAAAATGTTTTAATGCTAATGATAGGGGTATCAATATTATTAGCTTTTATAGTAATCATTGCCTTTATTTGGGGTTTTAAAAATAAACAATTTACCGAAAATAATGGCTTTTTAGAATTAAATGATAGTGAAGAAGCATTAAATGATGCAATTATTTTAGAACAAAGAAAAATGGAATTAAAAAATATGAAAAAGGCTTTATTTTTAGATAGAGATGGAGTAATTAATAAGGATTTTTCTTATGTTTATGAATTAGAAAAATTAGTATTTATGCCTAATATTTTTGAGATAGTTAAATTCTTTCAAGATAAAGATTATTTGATTTTTATAATTACAAATCAAAGTGGAGTAGGGCGTGGGTATTTTACAAAAGAGCAAATGGATATTTTTAATGAAGCAATTTTAAATGAGTTTAAAAATCATAAAATTAATATAAGTAAAATTTATTCTTGTTTGCATATACCTAGTGATAATTGTGAATGTAGAAAACCAAAAGCTGGTCTTATTTTACAAGCAGCTAAAGAATTTAATTTAGATTTATTTAATTCAATTTTTATAGGCGATAAAGTAAGTGATATGCAAGCGGCTATAAATGCAAATATCAATAATCGTTATTTGTTTAATGAAGATTTAAAAGAATTTGAATATTGTAAAAAAGTGAATAATTTATTAGATATAAAAAAGGACTATGAATGA
- the rfaE2 gene encoding D-glycero-beta-D-manno-heptose 1-phosphate adenylyltransferase, with the protein MKNIKALVIGDLIHDIYVFANCTRISPEAPVPVITPKSEKKVLGGMANVANNLAKLGANVSILSVIGDDDSAKFIENELQKQNITCHIIKQKDRKTSTKTRIFGSNQQIVRIDIESTEQISDKLADELFDKIRNDKYDVIIFSDYDKGVVSPYLAQKIIKFAKDSNTLSLADPKKDFYKFKGIDLITPNYKEACEFLGNFNEYDDDILLKSLEKLQKELDLKIPLITLGSNGIAAVYDNKLNRHYALAKEVFDVTGAGDSVISSLSFFLANDFNISKSIDLANKAAAIVVGKIGAVSVGLDEIINFDNEFYKFKNIDEIKQLSKGKKIVFTNGCFDILHYGHLSYLRAAKELGDILVVGLNSDESIKRLKGENRPINNIMTRKAMMCALEFVDYVCEFSEDTPINLIKTLEPDILVKGADYEGKEVVGSSYAKEVKLIEFKTGYSTTNIIEKIKELYVK; encoded by the coding sequence ATGAAAAATATTAAAGCTTTAGTAATTGGAGATTTAATACACGATATTTATGTTTTCGCAAATTGCACTAGAATTAGTCCAGAAGCACCAGTTCCAGTAATCACTCCTAAAAGTGAGAAAAAAGTCTTAGGTGGTATGGCAAATGTGGCTAATAATCTTGCAAAATTAGGTGCAAATGTTAGTATTTTAAGTGTTATTGGAGATGATGATAGTGCTAAATTTATTGAAAACGAATTGCAAAAACAAAATATAACTTGCCATATAATTAAGCAAAAAGATAGAAAAACTTCTACAAAAACTCGTATTTTTGGCTCAAATCAGCAAATAGTAAGAATAGATATAGAAAGCACAGAGCAAATTAGCGATAAATTAGCTGATGAATTATTTGATAAAATACGCAATGATAAATATGATGTAATTATTTTTAGCGATTATGATAAAGGAGTTGTTAGTCCTTATTTAGCACAAAAAATAATTAAATTTGCAAAAGATAGCAATACTTTAAGCCTAGCAGACCCTAAGAAAGATTTTTATAAGTTTAAAGGCATAGATTTAATAACACCTAATTACAAAGAAGCTTGTGAATTTTTAGGTAATTTTAATGAATATGATGATGATATATTATTAAAATCATTAGAAAAATTACAAAAAGAATTGGATTTAAAAATACCATTAATTACTTTAGGTAGCAATGGAATTGCTGCTGTTTATGATAATAAATTAAATCGCCATTATGCTTTAGCTAAAGAAGTTTTTGATGTAACCGGTGCTGGAGATAGCGTGATTTCATCATTATCATTTTTCTTAGCGAATGATTTTAATATTAGTAAAAGTATAGATTTAGCTAATAAAGCTGCTGCTATTGTTGTAGGTAAGATAGGGGCTGTTAGCGTAGGGCTTGATGAGATTATAAATTTTGATAATGAATTTTATAAATTTAAAAATATAGATGAGATTAAACAACTTAGTAAAGGTAAAAAAATAGTTTTTACCAATGGCTGTTTTGATATTTTGCATTACGGGCATCTTAGTTATTTAAGAGCAGCTAAGGAGTTAGGAGATATTTTAGTTGTTGGTTTAAATTCTGATGAAAGTATTAAGAGATTAAAAGGTGAAAATAGACCAATTAATAATATAATGACTAGAAAAGCTATGATGTGTGCTTTAGAATTTGTAGATTATGTTTGTGAATTTAGTGAAGATACGCCAATTAATTTAATTAAAACTTTAGAGCCTGATATATTGGTAAAAGGTGCTGATTATGAAGGAAAAGAAGTTGTTGGCTCATCATATGCAAAAGAAGTAAAATTAATAGAATTTAAAACAGGATATTCAACCACAAATATTATAGAAAAAATAAAGGAGTTATATGTTAAATAA
- a CDS encoding D-sedoheptulose 7-phosphate isomerase — MLNKLKNELNEHKKAYDNINEEYLKDIIQVADIIKKALENGKKLLIFGNGGSAADAQHFAAELSGRYKCERNGLSAIALSTDTSALTAIGNDYGYEYVFSRQVNAIAKSEDIVFGISTSGTSKNVILALEEARKIGCKCVLLASEKLENSPYFALKAPSKNTPRIQEIHIFTIHCICEILDNYFKDK; from the coding sequence ATGTTAAATAAATTAAAAAATGAGTTAAACGAGCACAAAAAAGCTTATGATAATATTAATGAAGAATATTTAAAAGATATTATTCAAGTAGCTGATATTATAAAAAAAGCTTTGGAAAATGGTAAAAAATTATTGATTTTTGGCAATGGTGGTAGTGCTGCAGATGCCCAACATTTTGCAGCCGAACTTAGTGGAAGATATAAATGTGAGCGTAATGGTCTTAGTGCTATTGCACTTAGCACAGATACTTCAGCACTAACTGCAATCGGTAATGATTATGGCTATGAATATGTGTTTAGTAGACAAGTAAATGCTATTGCTAAAAGTGAAGATATAGTGTTTGGTATAAGCACTAGCGGGACTAGTAAAAATGTTATTTTAGCACTTGAAGAAGCTAGAAAAATTGGTTGCAAATGCGTTTTATTAGCTAGTGAAAAATTAGAAAATAGTCCGTATTTTGCCCTAAAAGCACCTAGTAAGAATACGCCAAGAATACAAGAAATTCATATTTTCACAATACATTGTATTTGTGAAATACTGGATAATTATTTTAAAGATAAATAA
- a CDS encoding histidinol-phosphate transaminase, with protein MIDLSKNENTCNTLDIKEIINSIEFNKYSFDKNYKLLDELANFYNLKSDNFVLGNGSSNVIYMSLLAFYKYSNSNVHLISPLPTFDLTLYYAKNIGYSIDGFYLDSEFNFDINKIKIIPNKINIIYLVNPNNPTGLMLSKKDLNELNSICKDNVYMLLDEAYCEFADDFYSLEFAKNPNILHIRTFSKMYSLAGLRVGYGIAHNKLITILKDFFSPDAINAFALECAIFALKQNDFAKTTRKIINDNKALLENEFKTLNIKYFKSHTNFILHEIKSTKYADFMKECGIIVGRPIDNYPLLNRISIGNIKQLKEFIKALRLAKNHNLV; from the coding sequence ATGATTGATTTAAGCAAAAACGAAAATACTTGTAATACTTTAGATATTAAAGAAATAATTAATAGTATTGAATTTAATAAGTATTCTTTTGATAAAAATTATAAATTATTAGATGAATTAGCTAATTTTTATAATTTAAAAAGTGATAATTTTGTTCTAGGTAATGGCTCAAGTAATGTTATTTATATGAGCCTTTTAGCATTTTATAAATATTCAAATTCCAATGTTCATTTAATATCACCATTACCTACTTTTGACTTAACACTTTATTATGCTAAAAATATAGGTTATAGTATTGATGGGTTTTATTTAGATAGTGAGTTTAATTTTGATATAAATAAAATAAAAATAATCCCAAATAAAATAAATATAATCTATCTTGTAAATCCAAACAATCCAACAGGCCTAATGCTAAGCAAGAAAGATTTAAATGAATTAAACTCAATTTGTAAAGATAATGTATATATGCTTTTAGATGAGGCTTATTGTGAATTTGCTGATGATTTTTATAGTTTAGAATTTGCAAAAAATCCAAATATTTTACATATTAGAACATTTTCTAAAATGTATTCATTAGCAGGTTTAAGAGTTGGATATGGGATAGCTCATAATAAATTAATAACGATTTTAAAAGATTTTTTTAGTCCTGATGCTATTAATGCTTTTGCTTTAGAGTGTGCGATTTTTGCCCTAAAACAAAATGACTTTGCAAAAACTACAAGAAAAATTATTAACGATAATAAAGCTTTATTAGAAAATGAATTTAAAACTTTAAATATAAAATATTTTAAATCTCATACTAACTTTATTTTACACGAAATTAAAAGCACAAAATATGCTGATTTTATGAAAGAATGCGGGATAATAGTTGGAAGACCTATAGATAATTATCCTTTATTAAATAGAATTAGCATAGGAAATATTAAACAATTAAAAGAATTTATAAAAGCATTAAGGCTAGCTAAAAATCATAATTTAGTTTGA